The following proteins are co-located in the Sulfurospirillum deleyianum DSM 6946 genome:
- the ispG gene encoding flavodoxin-dependent (E)-4-hydroxy-3-methylbut-2-enyl-diphosphate synthase: MIKRYPTKQIFVGNVPVGGDAKIPVQSMTFSKTHDVQGTLEQIKRLHFAGCDIVRVAVPDYEDAYALKAIKAESSLPIVADIHFNYRFALIAAEVVDCIRINPGNIGNKERVKEVVKACNERNIPIRIGVNSGSLEKQFDEKYGATTKAMVESALYNIKYLEDLGFTNMKVSLKASDVERTVEAYRMLRPLVEYPFHLGVTEAGTLFHSTIKSSIALGTLLLDGIGDTLRVSITGELEEEISVGRAILKDSGVQAEGLNIISCPTCGRLEANLVNAVAEVERRTKHIKAPLNISVMGCVVNAIGEAKHADVAIAFGKGQGLVMVKGEVVAKLKEEDLVDTFLKEVEKAAREYKA; encoded by the coding sequence ATGATAAAACGATACCCTACGAAGCAAATTTTTGTTGGCAATGTCCCTGTTGGCGGCGATGCTAAAATCCCTGTACAATCCATGACTTTTTCAAAAACCCATGACGTTCAAGGTACATTAGAGCAGATTAAACGGTTGCATTTTGCGGGATGTGATATTGTCCGTGTCGCTGTGCCTGATTATGAAGATGCTTATGCGCTTAAAGCGATTAAAGCAGAGTCTTCTTTACCGATTGTGGCGGATATTCACTTTAACTACCGTTTTGCACTCATTGCAGCGGAGGTGGTGGATTGTATTCGTATCAATCCAGGGAACATTGGGAACAAAGAGCGTGTCAAAGAGGTCGTAAAAGCGTGCAATGAACGTAATATTCCCATTCGCATAGGGGTTAACAGTGGCAGTTTGGAGAAACAGTTTGATGAGAAGTATGGCGCAACCACAAAAGCTATGGTCGAATCAGCCCTTTATAACATTAAATACCTAGAAGATTTGGGCTTTACCAATATGAAAGTCTCCCTAAAAGCGAGTGATGTGGAACGTACTGTTGAAGCGTACCGTATGTTACGTCCTTTGGTGGAGTATCCCTTTCATTTGGGTGTTACGGAAGCTGGAACCTTGTTTCACTCTACCATCAAATCGTCCATCGCTTTAGGTACCCTTTTGTTAGATGGCATTGGCGATACGCTTCGAGTTTCCATTACAGGAGAGCTTGAAGAGGAGATAAGCGTAGGGCGAGCCATTTTAAAAGACAGTGGTGTGCAAGCAGAGGGATTAAACATTATCTCATGTCCGACATGTGGGCGTTTGGAGGCAAATTTGGTCAATGCCGTTGCGGAAGTGGAGCGTCGTACCAAGCATATTAAAGCGCCTTTAAATATCTCGGTGATGGGATGCGTGGTCAATGCCATTGGTGAGGCAAAACATGCGGATGTTGCCATTGCGTTTGGAAAAGGGCAGGGGCTTGTGATGGTCAAAGGAGAAGTTGTGGCAAAACTTAAAGAGGAAGATTTAGTCGATACCTTTTTAAAAGAGGTTGAAAAAGCGGCACGAGAGTATAAAGCATGA
- a CDS encoding primosomal protein N': MHYYLISLLKSPLTPLTYCSHDILEIGRVVEVPLSKRTLLGVVLECVEQPSFACEEILLTCKTFYTLKTLELARFIAEYYVCSLGEALALFTPFSQKSLHVKQTINTTIELSSLQEEALAFIKINTNALLFGDTGSGKTEIYMKLFEEAINEGKQVAFLVPEIGLTPQMKSRLKHHFGAHVAIWHSKISAKKKEQILTELQEGKICIVAGTRSALFLPYEKLGLIVVDEEHDESYKSSNRPRYNAKDLALLFGQKLNAKVLLGSATPSLNSIQKLPTFRLKGTFFEASTHVMYDESEHGLSNAVVVAIEKTLKRQKQVVVFVPTRANFKYITCKSCGASVECPYCSVAMSVHLHVHALKCHYCNYTEAIPKACPKCGCEEIIATRMGTAEVKEKLSIHFKDFSVSQFDRDVIKTEKQLTQILSDFNEKKIDILVGTQMLSKGHDYHGVGLAVILGVDALLNMSDFRAREKTLALVMQIAGRSGRKGYGEVLIQSQNSAFFKRYLGNYAQFLNDELAFRNPLYPPFQKMLKLMSAHTKEEKAKERIENVAQIALEFKSIEVVGHGKAGVAKIAGKYRYELLVRSPSTKALLEFAHLSKALQVEADMDPLSFS, encoded by the coding sequence GTGCATTACTACCTTATTTCTCTTTTAAAATCCCCGCTTACTCCCTTAACGTATTGCTCTCATGATATTTTAGAGATAGGTAGGGTGGTGGAAGTGCCACTTTCTAAACGCACACTTTTGGGTGTTGTGCTTGAGTGCGTTGAGCAACCTTCTTTTGCGTGTGAAGAAATTTTGCTTACATGTAAAACATTTTACACTTTAAAAACGCTAGAATTAGCACGTTTTATCGCTGAGTATTATGTCTGTTCCTTAGGTGAAGCACTTGCTCTTTTTACCCCGTTTTCACAAAAATCTTTACATGTAAAGCAAACGATTAACACCACCATTGAACTCTCTAGTCTGCAAGAAGAGGCTTTGGCGTTTATCAAAATCAACACAAATGCTCTGCTTTTTGGCGATACAGGCAGTGGCAAAACAGAAATCTATATGAAACTCTTTGAAGAAGCCATCAATGAGGGAAAACAGGTAGCTTTTTTAGTGCCAGAAATTGGTCTAACCCCACAGATGAAAAGCAGACTTAAGCATCATTTTGGCGCTCATGTTGCGATTTGGCACTCAAAAATTAGCGCTAAGAAAAAAGAGCAGATTTTAACAGAGCTTCAAGAGGGAAAAATTTGCATTGTAGCAGGAACCCGTTCGGCTCTTTTTTTACCCTATGAAAAACTAGGCTTGATTGTGGTTGATGAAGAGCACGATGAAAGCTACAAATCAAGCAATAGACCTCGCTACAACGCTAAAGATTTAGCCCTTTTGTTTGGGCAAAAACTCAATGCCAAAGTACTTTTAGGCTCTGCAACGCCTAGTTTAAACAGCATTCAAAAGCTTCCCACCTTTAGGCTTAAGGGGACGTTTTTTGAAGCTTCCACGCATGTGATGTACGATGAGAGTGAGCATGGGCTTTCCAATGCCGTAGTGGTTGCCATTGAAAAAACGCTGAAACGGCAGAAGCAAGTGGTGGTTTTTGTTCCTACCAGAGCCAATTTTAAGTACATTACATGTAAAAGCTGTGGAGCGAGTGTGGAGTGTCCTTATTGCAGTGTTGCCATGAGTGTTCATTTACATGTTCATGCGTTAAAATGTCACTACTGCAATTACACCGAAGCGATTCCAAAAGCCTGTCCGAAGTGTGGATGTGAGGAGATTATTGCGACACGGATGGGAACGGCGGAGGTGAAAGAGAAACTCTCAATCCACTTTAAAGACTTTAGCGTTTCGCAGTTTGACCGTGATGTTATTAAAACCGAAAAACAACTCACCCAGATACTGAGTGATTTTAATGAAAAAAAGATAGATATTTTAGTGGGAACGCAGATGCTCAGCAAAGGGCATGATTACCACGGTGTGGGTTTAGCGGTTATTTTAGGTGTGGATGCGCTTTTAAATATGAGTGATTTTCGAGCCAGAGAAAAAACCCTAGCGCTTGTCATGCAAATTGCGGGGCGAAGTGGTCGAAAAGGCTACGGTGAAGTGTTGATTCAAAGTCAAAATAGTGCGTTTTTTAAGCGCTATTTGGGAAATTATGCGCAATTTTTAAACGATGAATTAGCCTTTCGTAATCCACTTTATCCACCCTTTCAAAAAATGCTAAAACTAATGAGCGCACACACCAAAGAGGAAAAAGCCAAAGAGCGCATTGAAAACGTAGCCCAAATAGCTTTAGAATTTAAAAGTATTGAAGTAGTAGGACACGGCAAAGCGGGTGTTGCCAAAATAGCAGGAAAATACCGCTATGAGCTTTTAGTGCGTAGCCCTTCTACCAAAGCACTGTTAGAATTTGCTCATCTAAGCAAAGCCTTACAGGTTGAAGCTGATATGGATCCGCTCTCCTTTTCTTAA
- a CDS encoding 3'-5' exonuclease, with amino-acid sequence MRPLDNFITKLTQKPIFYKEFFAKMRTFKELEHVDVEDLEMLRLLGLPVCKYNNYALTLETLSTPICEGKFCIVDIEANGSKPALDAIIEIGAVMVEKGKIVGEFSSLAKTDVLPESIVQLTGITLEELSFAPSLNSVLEGFRLFIKDAVFVAHNVNFDYYFISHSLEMAGFGPLLNRRLDTIDLARKCIEAPKYGLSALAEHLGITFENHHRALYDAKATTEVLLHVFNNLPHEVQTVEQLIAFSRPQNQRKKKKESKN; translated from the coding sequence GTGAGACCGCTGGATAATTTTATTACCAAATTGACGCAAAAGCCTATTTTTTATAAAGAATTTTTTGCCAAAATGCGCACCTTTAAAGAGTTGGAGCATGTGGATGTGGAAGATTTGGAGATGCTTAGACTTTTAGGGCTTCCTGTGTGTAAGTATAACAATTACGCATTGACCTTAGAGACATTGAGTACGCCTATTTGTGAGGGGAAATTCTGCATTGTTGATATTGAGGCGAATGGTTCAAAACCAGCATTGGATGCGATTATTGAGATTGGTGCGGTGATGGTTGAAAAGGGTAAAATCGTTGGGGAGTTTTCCTCTTTGGCGAAAACAGATGTATTGCCTGAGAGTATTGTTCAGCTCACAGGGATTACCCTTGAAGAGCTCTCTTTTGCCCCTTCGCTCAACTCTGTTTTAGAAGGATTTCGGCTTTTTATTAAGGATGCGGTTTTTGTAGCGCATAACGTAAACTTTGATTACTACTTTATCTCTCATTCGCTTGAAATGGCAGGGTTTGGTCCCTTGCTCAATCGACGACTGGATACGATTGATTTGGCACGAAAATGCATAGAAGCTCCCAAATATGGATTAAGTGCATTGGCTGAGCATTTGGGGATTACTTTTGAAAATCATCATAGGGCACTCTACGATGCAAAAGCAACGACAGAAGTTTTGTTGCATGTATTCAATAATCTTCCCCATGAAGTGCAAACGGTTGAGCAACTGATTGCGTTTAGTCGACCTCAAAATCAACGAAAAAAGAAAAAAGAGTCAAAAAATTAA
- a CDS encoding gamma carbonic anhydrase family protein, whose translation MIMELQGVRPYIARNVFVAPSADIIGDVRIDEESSIWFGVVIRGDVNAIRIGKRTSIQDLSMIHVTHYTQEDRSDGFATTIGDDCTIAHRVMLHGCTIEDACLIGMSATILDGAIIGKESIVGANTLVTKNKVFPPRSLIMGNPAKLVRELNEEEVASLYQSAKNYVTFKAMYLS comes from the coding sequence ATGATTATGGAGCTTCAAGGAGTGCGTCCGTACATCGCACGTAACGTCTTTGTGGCTCCAAGTGCGGATATCATCGGAGATGTTCGCATTGATGAAGAGAGTTCTATCTGGTTTGGCGTGGTGATTCGTGGCGATGTCAATGCCATTCGCATTGGCAAACGCACCTCTATTCAAGACTTAAGTATGATTCATGTAACCCACTACACCCAAGAAGATAGAAGTGATGGCTTTGCCACAACGATTGGGGATGATTGCACCATTGCCCATCGGGTGATGTTGCATGGATGTACCATTGAAGATGCGTGTTTGATAGGAATGAGCGCTACCATTTTAGATGGTGCGATTATTGGGAAAGAGTCCATTGTAGGAGCGAATACTTTGGTCACGAAAAACAAAGTATTTCCCCCACGCTCTTTGATTATGGGCAATCCCGCAAAACTCGTTCGAGAACTAAACGAGGAAGAAGTGGCATCGCTCTATCAATCCGCTAAAAATTATGTCACTTTTAAAGCAATGTACCTCTCTTAA
- a CDS encoding type II secretion system protein, whose translation MKKAFTMIELVFVIVVLGILAGVAIPKLAVTRDDAMLVKGKSQVAAIRSGIALQKSKRLLEGNTTALTLDTNTTTAEGQELFKNVLDYPIISKNADGHWMKTTTGYSFKILGQTIPFTYNAATGFTCDTTNSSTGTNCKSLTQ comes from the coding sequence ATGAAAAAAGCTTTTACAATGATAGAACTGGTTTTTGTAATCGTTGTGCTTGGTATTTTAGCAGGTGTTGCTATTCCAAAACTTGCCGTAACTCGTGATGATGCGATGCTGGTTAAAGGCAAATCGCAAGTAGCTGCTATTCGTAGTGGTATAGCCCTTCAAAAATCCAAAAGACTTTTAGAAGGAAATACAACAGCCCTCACACTCGATACCAATACAACGACAGCCGAGGGGCAAGAACTGTTTAAAAATGTATTGGATTATCCTATTATCTCTAAAAATGCGGATGGTCATTGGATGAAAACGACTACGGGATACTCTTTTAAAATTTTAGGTCAAACGATTCCTTTTACGTACAATGCTGCCACAGGTTTCACCTGTGATACAACAAACAGTAGCACAGGCACAAATTGTAAATCGTTGACGCAATAA
- a CDS encoding prepilin-type N-terminal cleavage/methylation domain-containing protein — translation MKKGFTMIELIFVIVILGILAAVAIPRLTATRDDAVISKLAANLSTLVSDAGSYYTSQGLTKWQAVTWPLLTNVQLQGSASDMSSATGDIQTNTAYMNADASHSCFTITTTVDGNMTVANGSDTSSVICIGAQSLAKDLVKTHTFGGVGITR, via the coding sequence ATGAAAAAAGGTTTTACGATGATCGAACTTATCTTCGTTATCGTTATTTTAGGTATCTTGGCAGCAGTGGCGATTCCAAGATTGACAGCGACAAGAGATGATGCAGTTATTTCTAAGCTTGCAGCAAATCTTTCGACATTAGTATCAGATGCGGGTTCTTATTATACTTCCCAAGGTTTAACAAAATGGCAGGCAGTAACATGGCCGTTGCTTACTAATGTTCAACTTCAAGGTTCGGCTAGTGATATGTCATCCGCTACAGGAGATATTCAAACAAATACTGCTTATATGAATGCGGATGCATCTCATAGTTGTTTTACTATTACTACAACAGTTGATGGTAATATGACAGTTGCTAATGGTAGTGATACATCAAGTGTTATTTGTATTGGAGCACAAAGTTTGGCTAAAGACTTAGTTAAAACTCATACTTTCGGTGGTGTAGGTATTACTCGATAG
- the rpmB gene encoding 50S ribosomal protein L28 → MARKCALTGKGPMVGNNVSHANNKTKRRFLPNLRTVRVTLEDGTTKKIRIAASTLRTMKKNG, encoded by the coding sequence ATGGCAAGAAAATGTGCTCTTACTGGAAAAGGCCCTATGGTTGGCAACAATGTAAGCCATGCGAACAACAAAACTAAAAGAAGATTCCTTCCAAACTTAAGAACTGTCCGTGTGACACTTGAAGATGGAACGACTAAGAAAATTAGAATTGCTGCTTCGACACTTCGTACCATGAAGAAAAACGGCTAA
- the uvrB gene encoding excinuclease ABC subunit UvrB, translated as MSEFFLESPYQPSGDQPRAIERLSASIKKGNRYQTLIGVTGSGKTYTMAQIIQKLKMPTLIMTHNKTLAAQLYSEFKGFFPKNHVEYFISYYDYYQPEAYIPRSDLFIEKDSSINEELERLRLSATASLLSYDDVICVASVSANYGLGNPHEYKKMVQIIEKGESINQKKLLLRLVDMGYKRNDTFFDRGCFRVSGDVVDIFPAYNEEEAIRVEFFGDEVESIYYFDVFLNKKLQSLPKVVLYAANQFIVGHERLQKAIKSIEQELDERLAYFQKEDKLVEYQRLKQRVEFDLEMLQSTGACKGVENYARYLTGIEPGATPYSLFDYFEAMGKEYLVIVDESHVSLPQFRGMFAGDRSRKEVLVEYGFRLPSALDNRPLMFDEFINKAPRYLFVSATPKELELGLSGENVAEQIIRPTGLLDPEVEILSSKNQVETLYDRIKEVTCKDEKVLVTVLTKKMAEELTRYYADLGMKIKYMHSDIDAIERNQIIRSLRVGEFDVLVGINLLREGLDLPEVSLVAILDADKEGFLRSETSLIQTMGRAARNLNGRVLMFAEKITDSMQKAIETTLRRRALQEAFNQEHGITPTSTTRKMDENLKLEEHSDIYNTYDKKDKIPPSEKKKIIAELTKAMHEAAKILEFEKAAKLRDQIEKLKKA; from the coding sequence ATGAGCGAATTTTTCCTAGAAAGTCCTTATCAGCCCTCAGGCGACCAGCCTCGTGCCATTGAAAGACTCAGTGCTTCCATCAAAAAAGGCAATCGCTACCAAACCCTCATCGGAGTGACGGGCAGTGGTAAAACCTACACGATGGCACAGATTATCCAAAAACTAAAAATGCCCACGTTAATTATGACACACAACAAAACCCTCGCCGCTCAGCTTTACAGCGAATTTAAGGGCTTTTTTCCTAAAAATCACGTGGAGTATTTTATCAGCTACTACGATTACTATCAGCCTGAGGCGTATATTCCTAGAAGTGATTTGTTTATTGAAAAAGACAGCTCTATTAACGAAGAGTTAGAGCGTTTAAGACTCAGTGCTACCGCTTCACTGCTCTCTTACGATGATGTGATTTGTGTGGCATCGGTTTCGGCAAACTATGGTTTGGGAAATCCTCACGAATACAAAAAAATGGTGCAAATTATCGAAAAGGGTGAGAGCATTAATCAAAAAAAGCTTCTTTTACGTTTAGTAGATATGGGCTACAAACGCAATGACACTTTTTTTGATCGGGGATGTTTTCGTGTCAGTGGTGATGTGGTCGATATTTTCCCTGCGTACAACGAAGAAGAAGCCATTCGGGTGGAATTTTTTGGCGATGAAGTCGAGAGCATTTACTACTTTGATGTCTTTTTAAATAAAAAACTCCAAAGCTTACCTAAAGTGGTTCTTTATGCAGCCAATCAGTTTATTGTAGGGCATGAGAGACTTCAAAAAGCCATAAAATCCATTGAGCAAGAGCTCGATGAACGCTTAGCCTATTTTCAAAAAGAGGATAAACTCGTTGAGTACCAGCGACTCAAACAACGGGTTGAGTTTGATTTGGAAATGCTTCAAAGTACAGGAGCGTGTAAAGGGGTGGAAAATTATGCTCGTTATCTCACAGGCATTGAGCCAGGGGCTACGCCTTACTCGCTTTTTGACTACTTTGAAGCCATGGGCAAGGAGTATCTGGTCATCGTCGATGAATCACACGTCAGTCTTCCTCAATTTCGAGGCATGTTTGCAGGTGATAGAAGTCGAAAAGAAGTACTCGTGGAGTATGGCTTTAGACTTCCGAGTGCGCTAGATAACCGTCCTTTAATGTTTGATGAATTTATTAACAAAGCGCCTCGTTATCTTTTTGTGAGTGCCACACCTAAAGAGTTAGAATTAGGACTCAGTGGAGAAAATGTGGCAGAGCAGATTATTCGCCCTACTGGACTGCTTGATCCTGAAGTGGAAATACTAAGCAGTAAAAATCAAGTCGAAACACTTTATGACCGCATAAAAGAAGTTACATGTAAAGATGAAAAAGTGCTTGTCACCGTGCTCACTAAAAAAATGGCAGAAGAGCTCACCCGCTACTACGCCGACTTGGGTATGAAAATCAAATACATGCACTCCGACATTGATGCCATTGAGCGCAATCAAATCATACGCTCTTTACGTGTGGGCGAGTTTGATGTATTGGTGGGCATTAACCTGCTTCGTGAGGGGCTGGATTTGCCTGAGGTTTCTTTGGTTGCGATTTTAGATGCGGATAAAGAGGGATTTTTACGCTCGGAGACGAGTTTGATTCAAACGATGGGACGTGCCGCACGAAATCTTAATGGCAGAGTCTTAATGTTTGCGGAGAAAATCACCGACTCCATGCAAAAGGCGATTGAGACGACACTTAGAAGAAGAGCTTTACAAGAGGCATTTAATCAAGAACATGGCATTACCCCAACGAGCACGACACGTAAAATGGATGAAAATCTTAAGCTTGAAGAGCATAGTGATATTTACAACACCTATGATAAAAAAGATAAAATTCCACCCAGCGAGAAGAAAAAAATTATCGCCGAACTCACCAAAGCGATGCATGAAGCCGCAAAGATTTTGGAATTTGAAAAAGCAGCCAAACTGCGGGATCAAATCGAAAAGCTCAAAAAGGCGTAA
- a CDS encoding phosphoribosylanthranilate isomerase translates to MWVKICGITNLEDALCAALAGVDALGFVFYPQSPRYIMPQNARKIAEKLPLHVKKIGLFVDATPEEISLTCKEAGMDMAQIHFDVDDAFWSALKVPYLRVIRAQKEDDITQYQGLIRLVDAHVPSFGGAGQRLDLSWFENYDCDNIILAGGLSPENIETLKPFGFYGVDVSSGVEKAKGIKDHDKVRSFIQRAKS, encoded by the coding sequence ATGTGGGTTAAAATCTGCGGAATAACCAATCTTGAAGATGCTTTGTGTGCTGCTCTTGCAGGTGTCGATGCTTTGGGTTTTGTTTTTTATCCGCAATCGCCTCGTTACATTATGCCTCAAAATGCACGAAAAATTGCGGAGAAACTCCCTTTACATGTAAAGAAAATTGGGCTTTTTGTGGATGCGACACCTGAGGAGATTTCCCTTACATGTAAAGAAGCTGGGATGGATATGGCGCAGATTCATTTTGATGTAGATGATGCCTTCTGGAGTGCGTTAAAAGTGCCTTATTTAAGAGTGATTAGAGCTCAAAAGGAAGATGATATCACACAGTACCAAGGACTGATTCGATTGGTGGATGCGCATGTGCCCAGTTTTGGTGGAGCAGGGCAGAGGCTAGATCTTTCATGGTTTGAAAATTATGATTGCGACAATATTATTTTAGCGGGTGGGTTGAGTCCTGAAAATATTGAAACTCTCAAACCTTTTGGTTTTTATGGGGTGGACGTCAGCAGTGGCGTTGAAAAAGCAAAAGGCATTAAAGACCATGACAAGGTTCGCTCCTTCATACAAAGAGCCAAATCGTGA
- the rpe gene encoding ribulose-phosphate 3-epimerase has product MLVAPSILSCDFGRINEEITAICEAGCDLVHVDVMDGHFVPNLTIGPVVVNAVAKAATKPLDIHLMVENNTFFVDLFAPLKPKYLSFHIEEEKHPHRLIQKIRDYGISPAIVLNPHTPPSSIEYLLADLDMVLLMSVNPGFGGQKFIPSVLEKASLLKEMIEKRNTKTLIEVDGGVNNQNIQALAHAGVDIVVAGNYVFSASDYTCAIDSLRV; this is encoded by the coding sequence ATGTTAGTAGCACCAAGTATCCTTTCGTGTGATTTTGGAAGGATTAATGAAGAGATAACCGCTATTTGTGAGGCGGGATGTGATTTGGTTCATGTGGATGTGATGGATGGGCATTTTGTTCCTAATTTAACGATTGGACCCGTGGTCGTAAATGCCGTTGCAAAGGCAGCCACCAAACCTTTAGATATCCATTTGATGGTTGAGAACAATACCTTTTTTGTTGATTTATTTGCGCCATTAAAACCCAAATACCTCTCTTTTCATATTGAAGAAGAGAAGCACCCCCATCGTTTGATTCAAAAAATACGTGATTATGGTATCTCTCCTGCGATAGTTTTAAACCCTCATACACCACCTTCAAGCATTGAATATCTCTTAGCAGATTTAGATATGGTACTTTTAATGAGTGTCAATCCTGGCTTTGGTGGACAAAAATTTATTCCCAGTGTTTTAGAAAAAGCTTCGCTCCTTAAAGAGATGATTGAAAAACGCAATACCAAAACCCTTATAGAAGTAGATGGCGGGGTTAATAACCAAAATATTCAAGCCCTTGCCCATGCGGGGGTGGACATCGTGGTTGCGGGAAATTACGTTTTTAGCGCTTCTGATTACACCTGTGCTATTGATTCGCTAAGAGTGTAA
- a CDS encoding RNA degradosome polyphosphate kinase codes for MDSSLYLNRELSWLKFNTRVLAQSLKKELPLFERLKFLAIYATNLDEFYMIRVAGLKQLFSAGVIETGADQKTPLDQLREIRSYLASEKDIIQSSYEEIVKDLEKENLFITAYDDLNPALAKLSDEYFFSNILPVIVPIAVNATHPFPHLNNLSFSLAVKLQDAESAEGEENYKYGMIRIPRVLPRFFQAGDNTYVPIETIVRKHVEEIFLGYKLVASAAFRVTRNADMVIEEEEADDFMMMMEQGLKLRRKGAFVRLNIEDGVDPDILNFLNSHMQIFFKDIYTYKIPLNLGALWQIVGNKDFSHLALPPYNSKILPPFDTNESVFKVINKSDVLLFHPYESFDPVLRLIREASKDPKVISIRMTLYRVEKNSQIVQALIDAANEGKQVTAVVELKARFDEENNLHWAKALEQAGAHVVYGITGFKVHAKIAQVIRQEEDGKLKFYMHFSTGNYNGATAKVYTDTSFFTCKEEFAKDSTMFFHILSGFSKHKKLDTLMMSPTQIKPKVISLINNEAQFGSDGRIIVKMNSLVDPDVIQALYHASKKGVQIDIIARGICCLRPGVEGISENIRVRSIVGKYLEHARIFYFKNAEPTTTFISSADWMPRNLERRLELMTPIFDKALQQKLFEILQLQLNDNVLAWTLGSDGEYTPSSPNADEKAINNHTILEDYMNKIYKAQKKDTSSHKAEKLARRLFKES; via the coding sequence ATGGATTCATCCCTTTACTTAAACCGTGAGCTTTCATGGCTCAAATTTAACACCCGTGTCCTCGCACAATCACTGAAAAAAGAGCTGCCTCTTTTTGAGCGACTCAAATTTTTAGCGATTTATGCCACCAACCTTGATGAATTTTACATGATTCGTGTAGCAGGACTTAAACAGCTTTTTAGCGCAGGGGTGATTGAAACGGGAGCAGACCAAAAAACACCATTGGATCAGCTACGAGAAATTCGAAGTTACCTTGCGAGTGAAAAAGATATCATTCAAAGCAGTTATGAAGAAATCGTAAAAGATTTGGAGAAAGAGAACCTTTTTATTACCGCATATGATGATTTAAATCCTGCGTTGGCAAAACTCTCAGATGAGTACTTTTTTTCCAATATTTTGCCTGTCATTGTGCCTATTGCGGTCAATGCTACGCATCCTTTTCCACACCTCAACAACCTAAGCTTTTCCCTTGCGGTCAAACTTCAAGATGCTGAAAGCGCTGAGGGTGAAGAGAATTATAAATACGGTATGATTCGAATTCCTCGTGTTTTACCACGCTTTTTTCAAGCAGGTGACAACACCTATGTGCCTATTGAAACCATTGTTAGAAAACACGTTGAAGAGATTTTCTTAGGCTATAAATTGGTCGCATCTGCTGCGTTTAGAGTCACACGAAACGCCGATATGGTCATCGAAGAAGAAGAAGCGGATGATTTTATGATGATGATGGAGCAAGGCTTAAAACTGCGCCGAAAAGGGGCATTTGTTCGACTCAACATCGAAGATGGCGTTGATCCGGATATTTTGAATTTTCTCAATTCACACATGCAAATCTTTTTTAAGGACATTTATACCTATAAAATTCCTCTTAACTTAGGCGCTTTATGGCAAATTGTGGGCAATAAAGATTTTTCTCATCTTGCTTTGCCTCCGTACAATTCAAAAATTTTACCGCCGTTTGATACCAACGAATCGGTTTTTAAAGTCATCAATAAAAGCGATGTTTTACTGTTTCACCCCTATGAGAGTTTTGACCCTGTTCTAAGACTGATTCGTGAGGCATCCAAAGACCCTAAAGTCATCTCGATTCGTATGACCTTGTACCGAGTGGAGAAAAACTCCCAAATCGTTCAAGCTTTAATTGATGCGGCAAACGAAGGTAAGCAAGTCACCGCAGTCGTGGAGCTTAAAGCACGTTTTGATGAAGAGAACAATTTACACTGGGCAAAAGCGCTAGAACAAGCAGGTGCTCACGTCGTTTATGGTATTACAGGGTTTAAAGTTCACGCTAAAATCGCTCAAGTCATTCGTCAAGAAGAAGATGGAAAACTAAAATTTTACATGCACTTTAGCACAGGCAATTACAATGGCGCCACCGCAAAGGTTTACACCGATACCAGCTTTTTTACATGTAAAGAAGAATTTGCCAAAGATAGCACCATGTTTTTTCACATTTTATCGGGTTTTTCCAAACATAAAAAACTTGATACACTGATGATGTCCCCGACACAAATCAAGCCAAAAGTGATTAGCCTTATCAATAACGAAGCACAGTTTGGAAGCGATGGAAGGATTATTGTGAAAATGAATTCATTGGTGGATCCTGATGTCATTCAAGCCTTATATCACGCCTCCAAAAAAGGAGTTCAAATCGACATTATCGCACGAGGAATCTGTTGTTTACGCCCTGGTGTTGAAGGGATAAGTGAGAACATTCGTGTGCGCTCCATCGTAGGAAAATACTTAGAACACGCTCGTATCTTTTACTTCAAAAACGCAGAACCCACAACCACGTTTATCTCAAGTGCAGACTGGATGCCACGAAATTTAGAGAGACGTTTAGAGCTGATGACGCCTATTTTTGACAAAGCGTTACAGCAAAAACTCTTTGAAATTTTGCAACTCCAACTGAATGATAACGTCCTTGCATGGACGCTAGGAAGCGATGGTGAATACACCCCTTCTTCTCCAAATGCGGATGAAAAAGCGATTAATAACCATACGATTTTGGAAGATTATATGAACAAAATCTACAAAGCGCAAAAGAAAGATACTAGCTCACACAAAGCTGAAAAACTCGCACGCCGTCTCTTTAAGGAGAGTTAG